From Diceros bicornis minor isolate mBicDic1 chromosome 17, mDicBic1.mat.cur, whole genome shotgun sequence, the proteins below share one genomic window:
- the CD69 gene encoding early activation antigen CD69 has product MNAEDCSVTENSSLHLERGQQRNATSPHFATHHEGSLRVPIPCAVLNVVIITVLIITLIALSVGQYNCPGQHMSSVPRNSHVSSCSDDWIRYQRKCYFFSPMTKNWTLAQNFCSKHGATLALIDSENDKIFLKRYVGRAEHWIGMKNEAGHTQKWLNGKKSNNWSNLTESKNCSFLNSEEVSSTECERNLHWICSKPSQS; this is encoded by the exons ATGAATGCTGAAGATTGTTCTGTAACAGAGAACAGCTCCTTGCATCTGGAGAGAGGACAACAAA GAAATGCCACCAGCCCTCATTTTGCAACACATCATGAAGGATCTCTTCGAGTTCCTATCCCATGTGCTGTACTGAATGTGGTCATCATCACTGTTTTAATTATAACTCTCATTGCTTTATCAG TGGGACAATACAATTGTCCAGGCCAACATATGTCCTCAGTGCCAAGAAATAGCCATGTTTCTTCATGCTCAGATGATTGGATTAGATACCAGAGGAAATGctactttttttcccctatgaCAAAGAACTGGACCTTGGCCCAAAACTTTTGCTCCAAACACGGTGCTACTCTTGCTCTCATTGATTCTGAAAATGACAAG ATCTTTCTAAAACGATATGTGGGTAGAGCTGAACACTGGATTGGGATGAAAAATGAAGCTGGTCATACACAGAAATGGTTAAATggcaaaaaatcaaacaactg GTCCAACCTTACAGAATCCAAGAACTGTTCATTTCTGAATAGCGAAGAGGTCAGCAGCACAGAATGTGAAAGGAATTTACACTGGATATGTAGCAAACCCTCCCAATCATGA